GTTGCAGTGCTGAATTTACCAGGGGTGTTGGTCTATCTCATCCTCCGCCCGCCGCGGACCCTGGAGGAGGAATATCAACGTACATTGGAGGAAGAGGCGTTGTTACAGGCGCTCGAAGACCTTCCGCTTTGCCCGGGATGCGAGAGGCGGGTCAAAGAGGATTGGCAGGTCTGCCCGAATTGTCACACCAAGTTGAAGAAGACATGTCATAACTGCTCCAAGTTGATGGAATTGCCATGGAATATCTGCCCATATTGCGGGACGCCCGCTCCCGGTGTGCGCCTCGAAGCCACCAGTCTCGACGATGCCCTGCGCGGAATCAAGATCACCGACGAACAGGGAAACAATAACTAATATCATCAGACCCTAAAGGTCTTGAATGTCCTTGCGGTCTTTTGGGAAATACCATGAAAATCGAATCCCTTGTTTTCCATCATATCTCCATGCCGCTCGTCTCACCGTTCGAGACTTCCTTTGGGCGCGAGACGGAACGACAATGCATCATCGTCGAAATTCGTTCCGAAGGGCTGACGGGATATGGCGAGTGTGTTGCTTCTTACAACCCGGGCTACAACTACGAAACCACCGGGACCGCCATGCATATCCTCAAGGAGTTCATTGCTCCATTGATACTTGGAAAGGACATGAGGGACGCGCTTGAATTTCAGGATCGGGTCGCAGGAATCCGCGGACATCACCTTGCGAAGGCGGGTGTTGAAATGGCGCTCTGGGATCTGCTTGGAAAGCGCGAAGGCAAATCGCTCAAACAATTATTCGGTGGAATGCGAGACAAGGTGGAGGTCGGTGTTTCGGTGGGCATTCAAAGCTCGCCTGAAAAACTGGTCGAAACCGTGACGGATTACGTCAACAGCGGCTACGCTCGCGTGAAGATCAAGATCAAACCAGGCAAGGATGTGACGTATGCGCAAGCTGTCCGCAAAGCCTTCCCGGGCATGCGCCTGCAGGTGGACGCCAACTCAGCCTATTCGATGGACGACGCGGAATCCCTCAAGCCAATGGACGATCTGAATCTCCTGCTCATCGAACAGCCGCTCTTCGAGGATGATATCTGGGACCATCACAAATTCCAGGCGAAGTTCAGCACGCCGGTTTGTCTCGATGAAAGCATCGTGTCGCCGCGGCATGCAAGATACGCCATCGAGATGAAAGCCTGCAGGGTCATCAATATCAAAGCAGGCAGGCTGGGCGGATTAAGTCAGGGCGTCCTGGTGCATGACCTTTGCAAAGAGATCGATATGCCTGTCTGGTGCGGCGGCATGTTGGAAACCGGTATCGGGCGCGCCTCGAATCTTGCATTGGCATCGTTGCCCAACTTCATCCTCCCCGGTGATGTCTCTGCATCGGATCGATATTACAAGCGCGATATAACGAATGAAAGATTTGTGCTCAACAAAGACTCTACGATCGATGTTCCCTCGGCTCCCGGCTTGGGCGTGACGGTCGACGATGAATCTTTGAAATCCCATACGCTTGCGAAAGTCGTAGTAAACTAACGCTCACGCCCGTTTAAGCCGGTACATTTATAAGTACGAGGCGATCGTCGCTTCGTACTTTTTCTTTGAAACCCATGAAAAAATATCCTTCACTTCTCCTAATACTCTTTTTAATAACCGCTTGCGCATCTGCGACGGAAACGCCGCCCTCATCGACGCCAACTGTTTTCGTCCAGCCAACGCCAACGCCAACGCCCATTCCCGATGCGCTGTGGGTGAGTCCCGCTGTCCCGGATGATCTGCGTGAGATGGCAGAAGGTTCTGGTTTTCCATTGACCGATGTCCGTGAGTTGGCAACGCAAACATTGGATGTTTCCGACTCGGGCTCGATTTGGATTTACGTCCTTGTTGCGCCCTTCCCTACTGTGATGGATGGAGTCTCGTCCGCAGACTTGATCTCCGCCTGGCAGAGCGGCTCCTCCCTGACCGGGAACGGTCAGCCGTTGCTCATGGCAGAATCCACCCTGAGGGCGTTGACCTCTCTGTGGGGTGAGCCGGCCTCAGGCGCGGTAAGAAGCGTGCCCTCCGATCAGATAATGCCTGCGGCGTGGACTCATCCCTTTAGCCCGGCGATCATTCCGTTCGAAGATATCCAACCCAAATGGAAGGTATTGACGGTGGACGGACGATCCCCGATCCGTAAAGAGTTCGACGCGAACCAATATCCGTTGAAAGTGACATTTGAAATGACAGGCGCATCGTTTGAACTTCCTGCTTCGAACCGCGACGCAGCCAAACTGGCGACCGTTGTCCTGACAGGCGTGACGGCGATGGTGCGTGCAACGGCGTTCACGATGGAATTGAAGGGTGTGACGAATCCGGGCGAATTGATCCGCGACTGGCTTGCAAATGCGGATGTTGCGCACATCAGCAACGAGGTTCCTTTCGATGTGCACTGCCCGCCGCCGACGCCGGGATACAAAAATTTCATCCTGTGCAGCGACCCAAAATATATCGAGTTGTTGAAATATGTCGGCGTTGACATTGTGGAATTGACCGGCGATCATTTTGCCGACCGCGGCGTGCAAGCCATGCTCGATACGCTTGCGTTATATAAACAAAACAATATTCCCTACTATGGCGGCGGTGCGAACCAGGAAGAGGCGCGCAAACCCGTGCTGATGGAAGTGAACGGCAATAAAATCGCATTCTTGGGCTGTAATGGGAAAGTCTCCTACGAATTTGTAAAAGCCACCGATATTCAGCCCGGCGCTGCAGACTGCGATTATGAATTCTTTACAAGGCGGATAAAGAATCTCTCATCGGAGGGATATATGGTGGTCTTTACATTCCAGCATGAGGAATGCTATCACTCCGGTCCGTGCTACATGCACGAAGAGGGATTCCATGCTGTTGCTGACGCAGGCGCAACGGTGGTCAGCGGAAGTCAGGCGCATTATCCGCACCTGATGGAATTTCGCGGGGACTCCTTCATCCATTTCGGCCTGGGAAATTTATTCTTCGATCAGATGACCTACGAATTGCCAGACGGCTCGGTGATCGATGAAACCCGCCGCGAATTTATCGACCGTCATGTGTTCTACGACGGAAGATATCTCGGCGTGGAGTTGCTCACCGCCATGCTGGAGGATTTCTCGCGTCCGCGTCCGATGAACGAGCGCGAGAGAACACAATTTCTCTCGGAATACTTTGCTTACAGCGGCTGGACACAGTTGATGCCGACACCCATCCCGCAGCCAACAATGACACTGACGCCGATCGCATTGCCAACCTCCCCGTGATCATCTTGCGTCATTTCGTATTAAAATACATCCACTAATCAAAACAAGAAGCGAAACGAGGAAATCATGAACAAGCGCGTTGTCTTTACCGAAAAAGCACCAAAGGCGATCGGTCCCTATTCACAGGCGATTCATATCGGAAACCTGGTTTACACAGCCGGACAGGTCGGTCTCGATCCCGCCACCATGGAGCTCGTCCCCGGCGGCATCGAAGAACAGACCCGCCAGACTCTCAAGAACCTGACGAACGTATTGGCAACGGCAGGTGTGAGTACGAGCAATGTTGTGAAGACCACTGTCTTTCTAAAAGATATGAACGATTTTGCAAAGATGAACGCGATCTACGCGGAAGTGTTCGGAGAGAATCCGCCCGCGCGAACGACCGTCGCTGTGGCGGGCTTGCCGAAAGGCGCACTTGTCGAGATCGAATGTGTCGCGCTTGCGTCTTGAATGACGCCTTAATTAATTCCGGTGGTTGACGGGCAGCCGTTCATAAATAACTCGCGCATTAAAATCAAAGCGGCGCAAGGTGGTAGAATAGCCATCCAGATTAAAACAGTTGCGGGTTGAGTATGGAGGGCGACCTTCCGTTATCTCCGCCCGGAAAGACGAACATTGCGCGAAGAGAATAACCAGTTGCATTAATTCGCCGCCCCTGTTGGCGGCGAAACCTTGCCCGAACATGCCCGATCATCCAACCGTTTCCATCATCATCCCTTGTTATAACGAGCAAGCCACCATCCGTAAATTGTTGGAGGCGTTGCGTTTGCAGACCTATCCGCTCGATAAGATGGAAGTGGTCATCTCGGATGGTCTTTCCACCGATGAGACGCTTGATGTGATTGGATCTTTCCAAAAACAACATACCGACCTGTCTGTGCGCGTGGTGGAAAATAAAGCGAGGTCTATTCCCTCCGGTGTGAATCAAGCCATTCGCGAGTCGCGAGGCGAGATCATCGTCCGCCTGGATGCGCATTCGATGCCCATTCCCGAATATGTCGAACGATGCGTCGCGGCGCACCAATCTGGGAAAGGCAATAATGTCGGCGGCGTATGGGAGATTCGCCCCGGCGCGGAGACCTGGATCGCAGAGTCAATTTCATTTGCCGCGGCTCATCCGCTCGGCGTGGGGGATGCGATGTATCGCCTCAACGCAAAGGCGGGCGCTGTGGATACCGTCCCGTTCGGTTCGTTCCGCCGCGAGTTGATCCAAAGGATCGGCGCATTCGATGAAACATTACTTGCGAATGAAGATTATGAATTCAATACGCGTGTGCGCGAATCCGGCGGCGTGGTCTGGCTCGATCCCTCCATCCGCTCGGTTTATTTTTCGCGCGATACGATCGGCAGGCTCGCCGCGCAATATTGGCGTTACGGATTCTGGAAATTCCGTATGTTAAAGCGTTATCCGCACACGCTCCGCTGGCGTCAGGCGCTGCCACCCGCGTTCGTCTTCGTCCTGATCGCTTTGATTGTGTTATCCTTATGGTTCGCAACCGCCCGGCTCTTATTTGTATTGCAATTTTCGATCTATTTTCTAATATTGGGGCTTGCCGGTCTGCGGCTGGCGATAAAGACGAGGAAAGGATTCCACCTTTGGGGGCTGCCGCTTGCCATCGCTACCATGCACATGACCTGGGGCGCGGGCTTTTTGTGGAGCGGCATTACGAGCATGTTCAAGAATGGCTGATATCTACCGCCCCTCACTGCGATTGCGACCCAGTGAGCAACGAACTGTCCTGTTGATCGGGGATTTCATCGCGTCCGCCGCAGCCACGGCTGGAGCGATCTTTTTTTGGTATCAATACTCCCTATACCGTCTGGTTGAATCCGGCGTCCGGCGCAATGTGGCGGAACGCATCATTCAAGTGGAGGTCCCGGCCTGGTTCTATCTCCTGCCGTTGGTCTGGCTGTTGTTGATGGTCGACTCGTACGAGATTCACACCGCCTCGAATTTTCGCAAGACTTTACGCGCCATTGCCGTCGCTCCGATCGTCGGGTTATTGGGATATTCGCTTCTCTTTACGATCAACATCGACCCGAACTCGCTGCCCCGTATTGCGATCGGCGCCTTTCTTGTTCTCGCCTCTTTCCTGACGTTGGGCTGGCGCGCCATCTATATTCGACTCTACACCTCATCCGGTATGATGCGCCGCGTACTTGTCATTGGCGCGGGCAAGGCGGGACGCACGCTGGTGGAGGCGTATCGCAAACTCAACCCGCCGCCCTTTCTTATCATCGGCTTCATCGACGATGACCCCGCAAAAAAGAGCAAGTCGTATCATGGATTCGCAGTCCTCGGCGACAGCAGCCACCTCTTTGATCTTATTGAAGATTACCGCATCTCGGATGTGGTCGTTGCCATCACGGGCGAGATCAAAGGCGAGACGTTTCAAACCGTGCTTGATATTCAGGAACGCGGCATCGAGGTGACGCGCATGCCGATCATGTACGAGGAATTGACCCAGCGTGTGCCGATCGAACACCTCGAAACCGACTGGGTCATCCGTTCTTTTGTGGACCAGGTGCGGGTGAGCGGTTTATATGAGTTCCTGAAACGAAGTATGGATATTTTGGGCGGCTTTCTCGGCACGCTCATCTTTGTTGTGACGTTTCCTTTTCTTTCGCTTGCCATCATCCTGGAAACCGGCTTTCCAATTTTTTATTCCCAGCCCCGTCTGGGTAAAGGCGCCAAGCCGTTCAACATCCTGAAGTACCGTACGATGACACAAAACGCAGAGGCGGAGGGGATCAAAAACGCGGAAGAGAACGATCCGCGCATTACGAAGATCGGCAACTTCTTACGAAAGACCCGTCTCGACGAGATGCCGCAGTTCTGGGATGTGTTGCGCGGCGAGATGAGCCTCGTCGGTCCGCGTGCGGAACGGCCCGAGCTTGTCGCGGAATATCAGAAGCGAATCCCATATTACCGAGCGAGACTGCTTGTCAAACCGGGACTGACGGGTTGGGCGCAGATCAATTATGGATATGTCGCGACCGTGAAGGAAACTTTTGTGAAGCTCGAATATGACCTGTATTACATCAAACACCGCACGCTCACCATGGACTTTAGTATCGTGTTGCGCACCATTGGGACCGTTTTGAGAAGAACCGGGAGATAGTCATGAAGTATCTGGTCACAGGCGGCGCGGGTTTTATCGGCTCGCATATATCACGATCCCTGCTCGAGCTCGGGCATTCCGTCCGAGTGTTCGATAACTTTTCCTCCGGCAGGCATGAGAACCTCGAAGGCTTGGATGTGGAAATCCTCGAAGGCGACCTGCGCGATGCATCTGCGGTTGCTAGAGCCGTCAGTGGCATGGAGGTCATTTTCCACGAAGCGGCTTTTGTATCTGTACCCGAGTCGATGGAGAAGCCGCAGGAATGCTTCGACGTCAACGTGACCGGAACCTCGATTCTGTTCGAAGCCGCCCGCGCGGCAGGCGTGAGGCGTGCCGTCTTCGCAACCAGCGCGGCAGTCTATGGCGACTCGGAGGATTATCCGCTTTCGGAGGATACACCGCTTCGACAATTGTCGCCTTATGCCGTCTCCAAACGCGTCGATGAACTTTACGGTCAACTCTATACAACCTCTTTAAACTTTGAAGTGGTTGCGCTGCGTTATTTCAATGTGTACGGACCGCGGCAGCGCCCGGATTCGATGTATGCCGCCGCTGTACCGATCTTCATCCGCCGGATGTTGGATAACAAACCCATCACCATCTTCGGCGACGGCGGCCAGAGCCGCGACCTCGTCAATGTGCGCGATGTGGTGCGGGCGAATCTGCTCGCCGCTGAGCATCCTGCTGCACCCGGGCAGATCTTCAACGTCTGCACCGGCGTCGAGACGCGTTTGCTTGATTTGATCGATATCCTTTACGATATCTTCCCGGACGCCCCGAAACACATCCACGCTGAGCCCCGCGCTGGCGACATCTACCGCTCCATTGGCACGCCAAAAAAGATCATGGACATGCTCGGCTTCAAACCGCAAGTTTCGCTGGCTGATGGTTTATATGAGGCGGTGGAAGCGATGCGTAGGTCGTAATGCGTAAAACGTAATTCGTAATTCGCGAATCACGCGTCAGATATTACACCCCCCTTCGTCATCCCTCATTCAACCTTCTATATTTCAAATGTCTTCACGTCCTCACCTCCGCAATCGATTTGTCTTAATCGGCGACCTTGCCCTCACCGTCGTTTCGGTTCTGGGCAGTTTTGCCCTGCGCCTGGATGTGAGCCAGCTTCCGTTTTATTTTCCCGCCGCTTTGGTGATGTGTGCGGCTGCTTTGCTTGTCAAGATCCCCACATATTATTTTTTCGGACTCTATCGCCGCCTGTGGGTATATGCCAGCACGAACGAACTGCGGCTGATCATCTTTGCGGTCTCTGCCGCCTCTGTCATGACTTCGGGATTGATGCTCCTGCTCATCGGCTTTGACCTTGTCAAGCCAGGCATGCCGCGCTCCGCCCTCGGCATTGACTGGCTGATCTCGCTCATCCTCATCGGCGGCTCGCGCTTCGTCCTGCGAATTCTCGCCGAACAATCATCGACCCAGACGAATGGCAAAACCCGCCGCGCGTTGATTCTCGGCGCGGGAGATGCGGGCGCGCTTGTCGTCCGCGAGTTGCAGAAAACTTCCCAACTCAACCTGATCCCCGTCGGTTTTTTGGACGATGATCCCGCCAAACAAAACCACCAAATTTACGGCATCTCCGTCATCGGCAGGATCGACCAGCTCGAAAAGGCACTCGATACAAAACGTGTGGAAGAGGTCATCATTGCTATACCCGCTGCGCCGGGACATATCATCCGCCTTGTCAACGATGTGTGTCGGAGGCGCGGCATCACATCGCGAATCATCCCCGGCTTTTATGAATTGATCGGCGGCAAGGTCAGCGTAAACCGCCTGCGCGAAGTGGACATCACCGATCTTCTGCGGCGCGAACCTGCAAAGATCGATGACCGCCTGATCGGCTCGATTCTTGGCGGCAAGCGCGTATTGGTCACAGGCGCGGGTGGCTCCATCGGAAGCGAACTGTGCCGTCAGATCGCGCGTTGGAATCCAAGCCGGTTGATTCTGCTCGGGCATGGCGAGAACAGCATCTTCGATATCCTGCAGGAACTCAATGGGATTGATTCGCCCCTTCCCGTTCAAGCGGTCATTGCAGATGTCCGCGACCCGAACCGCATCGAGAAGATCTTCAAGGAACATCGGCCGCAAGTCGTCTTTCATGCCGCAGCGCACAAGCATGTCCCGCTGATGGAGGCGAATATCGAGGAAGCGGTCACCAATAACGTTCTCGGCACAAGGAATGTCGTCGAGGCGGCGACCAGGCATAACGTGGAAAGACTCGTGCTCATCTCCACCGATAAAGCTGTTCGTCCCAGAAGTGTCATGGGTGCCACCAAACGCCTTGCAGAGATGATCGTCCTCGACGCCGCCCAGAATAACAACCTTCCTTTTTCAGTCGTGCGTTTTGGAAATGTCCTTGGCAGCCGCGGCAGTGTGGTACGCACGTTCAAAAACCAAATTGCGCGCGGCGGTCCCATCACCATCACGCATCCCGATATGCACCGCTATTTCATGATCATCCCTGAAGCCGTGCATCTTGTTCTTCAAGCCGCGTCCATGGGGAGGGGCGGCGAAGTGTTCATGCTCAACATGGGCGAGCAGGTCCGCATTCTGGACCTCGCCGAAGATCTGATCCGACTTTCGGGTCTCGAACCATATCGCGACATCGACATACAATTTACCGGCGTCCGCCCCGGCGAAAAACTTCGGGAGGATCTTTTCGAAGAGGGCGCGGATTTTGAACGCACCGAACACACCGAAATTTTCCGCATGTCGAAAGAGGAACAAGTGGACGGTTCCGCACTCGCTCAAGCATTGGACAACCTCTCAGACCTCGCGCTGCATTCCCGGACCGAGGACCTGATTCAGTCCATCAACCGGTTCCTCCCCTCAGGTTCTGTGAAACCATGACGGAAGTTTCGCTTGCCGAGTGGAATCAATTCCTGACGAATTTCCCCGGTGCTCATCTTTTGCAAATGGGCGAGTGGGGCGAACTCAAAAGGGATTTTGGGTGGAAGCCCGTCCGTATCGTCTCGAACGATATCGGCGTTCAAATCCTGTTCCGCAGGTTGCCGCTGGGTTTTTCGATTGGTTATATGCCAAAAGTGAGCAGTGAGCAGCTATCTGTCCCGCAGGGAGGCTTCGCACTGACCAGTGAACAGTTCTGGCGCGAAGTGGATTCCGTCTGCAAAAAGAACCGCGCGATCTTCCTTAAGCTCGAATCTGACTCGTGGGACGACCAAACACCTGACACCTCGCACCTGAAACTTCGCACTTCCCCCCATAACATCCAGCCTCCGCGCACCATCGTTCTCGACCTGAAAATGAGCGAGGAAGAAATTCTTGCGGGGATGAAGCAGAAAACCCGCTACAACATCCGCCTGGCAGAGAAAAAAGGCGTGACCGTCCGCGCATGGGACGACACCGCCGCCTTCCACGAAATGATGGTCATTACGGGCGGACGCGACGCGTTTGGCGTGCATTCCAAAGAATATTATCAACGCGCCTACGAACTTTTCCACCCGAAAGGGACCTGCGAATTGCTCCTTGCCGAATACGAAGGCAAGCCGCTTGCTTCATTAATGGTCTTTGCCAATGCGAAGCGCGCATGGTATGTCTACGGCGCGTCGAACAACGAAGAACGCAACCGCATGCCGACCTATCTCCTGCAATGGGAAGCCATCCGCTGGGCAAAGGCGCGCGGCTGCGTGGAATATGACTTGTGGGGCGTTCCCGATGAAGATGAGGCTGCTCTCGAAGCGCAATTCGAAAAACGCCATGACGGCTTGTGGGGTGTCTATCGCTTCAAGCGCGGCTTTGGCGGACAATTGAAGCGCGCCGCACAGGCTTTGGATAGTGTATACAATCCATTATTGTATTGGGCGTATTTGAAGTTCATTGGGAATAGGGTATAGTGAATAGTAATTTGTGGAATCAAATCATATCCAACTTGGCTGACCCGCAC
This portion of the Anaerolineales bacterium genome encodes:
- the menC gene encoding o-succinylbenzoate synthase, with the translated sequence MKIESLVFHHISMPLVSPFETSFGRETERQCIIVEIRSEGLTGYGECVASYNPGYNYETTGTAMHILKEFIAPLILGKDMRDALEFQDRVAGIRGHHLAKAGVEMALWDLLGKREGKSLKQLFGGMRDKVEVGVSVGIQSSPEKLVETVTDYVNSGYARVKIKIKPGKDVTYAQAVRKAFPGMRLQVDANSAYSMDDAESLKPMDDLNLLLIEQPLFEDDIWDHHKFQAKFSTPVCLDESIVSPRHARYAIEMKACRVINIKAGRLGGLSQGVLVHDLCKEIDMPVWCGGMLETGIGRASNLALASLPNFILPGDVSASDRYYKRDITNERFVLNKDSTIDVPSAPGLGVTVDDESLKSHTLAKVVVN
- a CDS encoding NAD-dependent epimerase/dehydratase family protein — its product is MKYLVTGGAGFIGSHISRSLLELGHSVRVFDNFSSGRHENLEGLDVEILEGDLRDASAVARAVSGMEVIFHEAAFVSVPESMEKPQECFDVNVTGTSILFEAARAAGVRRAVFATSAAVYGDSEDYPLSEDTPLRQLSPYAVSKRVDELYGQLYTTSLNFEVVALRYFNVYGPRQRPDSMYAAAVPIFIRRMLDNKPITIFGDGGQSRDLVNVRDVVRANLLAAEHPAAPGQIFNVCTGVETRLLDLIDILYDIFPDAPKHIHAEPRAGDIYRSIGTPKKIMDMLGFKPQVSLADGLYEAVEAMRRS
- a CDS encoding RidA family protein, with the protein product MNKRVVFTEKAPKAIGPYSQAIHIGNLVYTAGQVGLDPATMELVPGGIEEQTRQTLKNLTNVLATAGVSTSNVVKTTVFLKDMNDFAKMNAIYAEVFGENPPARTTVAVAGLPKGALVEIECVALAS
- a CDS encoding polysaccharide biosynthesis protein; protein product: MSSRPHLRNRFVLIGDLALTVVSVLGSFALRLDVSQLPFYFPAALVMCAAALLVKIPTYYFFGLYRRLWVYASTNELRLIIFAVSAASVMTSGLMLLLIGFDLVKPGMPRSALGIDWLISLILIGGSRFVLRILAEQSSTQTNGKTRRALILGAGDAGALVVRELQKTSQLNLIPVGFLDDDPAKQNHQIYGISVIGRIDQLEKALDTKRVEEVIIAIPAAPGHIIRLVNDVCRRRGITSRIIPGFYELIGGKVSVNRLREVDITDLLRREPAKIDDRLIGSILGGKRVLVTGAGGSIGSELCRQIARWNPSRLILLGHGENSIFDILQELNGIDSPLPVQAVIADVRDPNRIEKIFKEHRPQVVFHAAAHKHVPLMEANIEEAVTNNVLGTRNVVEAATRHNVERLVLISTDKAVRPRSVMGATKRLAEMIVLDAAQNNNLPFSVVRFGNVLGSRGSVVRTFKNQIARGGPITITHPDMHRYFMIIPEAVHLVLQAASMGRGGEVFMLNMGEQVRILDLAEDLIRLSGLEPYRDIDIQFTGVRPGEKLREDLFEEGADFERTEHTEIFRMSKEEQVDGSALAQALDNLSDLALHSRTEDLIQSINRFLPSGSVKP
- a CDS encoding sugar transferase, producing the protein MADIYRPSLRLRPSEQRTVLLIGDFIASAAATAGAIFFWYQYSLYRLVESGVRRNVAERIIQVEVPAWFYLLPLVWLLLMVDSYEIHTASNFRKTLRAIAVAPIVGLLGYSLLFTINIDPNSLPRIAIGAFLVLASFLTLGWRAIYIRLYTSSGMMRRVLVIGAGKAGRTLVEAYRKLNPPPFLIIGFIDDDPAKKSKSYHGFAVLGDSSHLFDLIEDYRISDVVVAITGEIKGETFQTVLDIQERGIEVTRMPIMYEELTQRVPIEHLETDWVIRSFVDQVRVSGLYEFLKRSMDILGGFLGTLIFVVTFPFLSLAIILETGFPIFYSQPRLGKGAKPFNILKYRTMTQNAEAEGIKNAEENDPRITKIGNFLRKTRLDEMPQFWDVLRGEMSLVGPRAERPELVAEYQKRIPYYRARLLVKPGLTGWAQINYGYVATVKETFVKLEYDLYYIKHRTLTMDFSIVLRTIGTVLRRTGR
- a CDS encoding peptidoglycan bridge formation glycyltransferase FemA/FemB family protein, with product MTEVSLAEWNQFLTNFPGAHLLQMGEWGELKRDFGWKPVRIVSNDIGVQILFRRLPLGFSIGYMPKVSSEQLSVPQGGFALTSEQFWREVDSVCKKNRAIFLKLESDSWDDQTPDTSHLKLRTSPHNIQPPRTIVLDLKMSEEEILAGMKQKTRYNIRLAEKKGVTVRAWDDTAAFHEMMVITGGRDAFGVHSKEYYQRAYELFHPKGTCELLLAEYEGKPLASLMVFANAKRAWYVYGASNNEERNRMPTYLLQWEAIRWAKARGCVEYDLWGVPDEDEAALEAQFEKRHDGLWGVYRFKRGFGGQLKRAAQALDSVYNPLLYWAYLKFIGNRV
- a CDS encoding CapA family protein, whose translation is MKKYPSLLLILFLITACASATETPPSSTPTVFVQPTPTPTPIPDALWVSPAVPDDLREMAEGSGFPLTDVRELATQTLDVSDSGSIWIYVLVAPFPTVMDGVSSADLISAWQSGSSLTGNGQPLLMAESTLRALTSLWGEPASGAVRSVPSDQIMPAAWTHPFSPAIIPFEDIQPKWKVLTVDGRSPIRKEFDANQYPLKVTFEMTGASFELPASNRDAAKLATVVLTGVTAMVRATAFTMELKGVTNPGELIRDWLANADVAHISNEVPFDVHCPPPTPGYKNFILCSDPKYIELLKYVGVDIVELTGDHFADRGVQAMLDTLALYKQNNIPYYGGGANQEEARKPVLMEVNGNKIAFLGCNGKVSYEFVKATDIQPGAADCDYEFFTRRIKNLSSEGYMVVFTFQHEECYHSGPCYMHEEGFHAVADAGATVVSGSQAHYPHLMEFRGDSFIHFGLGNLFFDQMTYELPDGSVIDETRREFIDRHVFYDGRYLGVELLTAMLEDFSRPRPMNERERTQFLSEYFAYSGWTQLMPTPIPQPTMTLTPIALPTSP
- a CDS encoding glycosyltransferase, with the protein product MPDHPTVSIIIPCYNEQATIRKLLEALRLQTYPLDKMEVVISDGLSTDETLDVIGSFQKQHTDLSVRVVENKARSIPSGVNQAIRESRGEIIVRLDAHSMPIPEYVERCVAAHQSGKGNNVGGVWEIRPGAETWIAESISFAAAHPLGVGDAMYRLNAKAGAVDTVPFGSFRRELIQRIGAFDETLLANEDYEFNTRVRESGGVVWLDPSIRSVYFSRDTIGRLAAQYWRYGFWKFRMLKRYPHTLRWRQALPPAFVFVLIALIVLSLWFATARLLFVLQFSIYFLILGLAGLRLAIKTRKGFHLWGLPLAIATMHMTWGAGFLWSGITSMFKNG
- a CDS encoding zinc ribbon domain-containing protein produces the protein MTFDPVFIANLTLVLTAFAGAFLIALWISLVIWTYRDIRSRARDPLVQTLSAMLVAVLNLPGVLVYLILRPPRTLEEEYQRTLEEEALLQALEDLPLCPGCERRVKEDWQVCPNCHTKLKKTCHNCSKLMELPWNICPYCGTPAPGVRLEATSLDDALRGIKITDEQGNNN